Part of the Halobellus ruber genome is shown below.
GCCCCGACCGCCCGCCCGTCCGCCCAGTCGTACCGCTCCGAGACGGCCTCATCGACCGCGCCGCGGTCGGCCCACCCGCGAGTGCCGAGGTCCAGCCCGTACTCGTCGGGGAAATGCCTGAGCAGGCCGCTCAGGAACTTCGAGAGCCGGCGACGCCGACCGCTCGATTGGACCCGCTTCCCGGCGTCGCCGCACTCCGGGCACCGGTCGCCGTCGAAGTAGCCGTGAGTCCCGCAGGTTCGGATGGCAGTCATCGGCGATTCGAGGGCGATCGTCTTTATCTTGTGTCGTCGCCGGGCCGCCGGTCGACGACCTCGATCTCGAAAATGAGCGTTTTGCCGGCGAGTTCGTGGTTGAAATCGACTTCGACCGTCCCCTCGCGGACCGCGACCACGTCGCCGTGGAGGCCGTTCTGTGCGTGGACGTGGAGCCCGACTTCGGCCTCGGCGTCGACCATCCCCTCGAACGTCTCCCGGTCGTACTCCCGGAGCCGCTCGTCGCGCACCTCGCCGTAGGCGGCCGCCGGGGGGACCGTCACGGTCGCTTCCTCACCAACCCCCATCCCGCGGACGGCGTCGTCGAGCCCCTCGATCACCTCGCCCGCGCCGACGGTGAACGTCAGGGGACCGTAGTCGTCTGGGTCGCGGTCCTCGGCCGCCGCGAGGCCGTGGTCGGCGGCGACGGCGTACTTCGAGGTCCCAAACACCGTGCCGTCCTCGAAGCGTCCGACGTACTCGATTGCGACCCGGTCGCCCGGTTCGATGCCCATACGATCCGGTGTGGCGTCGACCGGCAATACGCTGTCGGGTCGGCGCGGTCGGCACCCGACTGAGCGTGGAGGCCGCGAAACCCCGTGGTGCCGAACGCTTATGCCTACGCCCCGATAGGCCCGACGTATGACCGACGACTCCACCGACGGCGGCGACGCACCCTCCCGGCTCGGGCGACTGCTGCTCGGGCTGGGGCTCGCGCTGCAGGCCTCCGAGGACTTCCGCGATATGGAGGACACGGTCGAGTACGCCGAATCCGCCGGCGTCCCGATGCCGGACCTCGCGGCTCCGTTCGCGTCGGGGATGATGCTGGTCGGCGGGCTCGGGGTCGCGCTGTGGCGGTTCCCCCGGATCGCGACCGGCGCGACGGCCGCCTTCCTCGCGGTCGTGACGCCGACGATGCACGACTTCTGGAACGCCGAGGCGGGATCGAAGAGCGGCGAGCGGCTGGCCTTCTTCGGCAATGTGGCAATGCTGGGCGGCGTGCTCGTGTTCCTCCGGGAGGCGTACAAGTAACGTGTGGCCGACCACTCGTCTCGGGGCCTCGACCGCCGAACGCTTCTCACGGCCCTGGCCGGCGCCGGGACCGCCGGTCTCGCCGGCTGTTCGTCGCTCACTGACCGCGAGTCCGACGCGGACACGACCGCCGTCGACGCCGACCGCGCGAACGAACTCGCTACCCAGTTTGCGCCGACGCTGTACTACGACGCGGCCGAACCGTGGTTCCCTACCGACCCCAGACCGTACGCCACCGAGCAGGACGGCGAGACCGTCGTCGACGGCTTCGACGCGCTGAACGGCTACCACGAACGGCTGGCCGACGCCGGGGAGCCGCCGAACCGGACGGTCTTCTACAACGTCGTCGAGTACGCGGACTCGCCGCTGTCGGTCGTCCAGTTCTGGCTGTACGCGGCGTTCGACCAGTTCACCGCGAACTTCCATTGGCACGACTGGGAGGTGCTCCACGTGTTCGTCGACGACGACACCGGCGAGCCGCAACTGTACGTCGCAAGCTCCCACTCGGCGCGAGTGCCGAACAACGAGTTCCTGGACCCGCGGCCCGACCCCGCGCCGCGGATCCTCTCGGAACTGGGCTCACACTCCAGTGCCCTCTCGATCAACGACGAACCGGACGAGTTCCGGCGGCTCGGGGCGCCGAACCTGCTCGCGGACATCACGAACACCGCCATCGAGGGCGTCGAGTCGCTCGCGGAGCTCCCGCTCGCGTATGGGCTCCCCCGCGACGAGGGCGGGCGACTTCCCTACGTCGTCCCCGAGTACGAAGGCCAGCCGGTGTACGACCACGAGCGGCTGCCCGCCGTCGACGAGTCGTCGCTGATCGACGGCTCGATCACGGTGCGGGCGTTCGACGACCTCGCGACGCCCCCGACCGACCTCCCCGAGCGCTCCACCGGCGTGGTGTTCCGTCACGAGGACCGCGACGCGGGCGGCGACGAGACCGCCGAAACCGAGTACACGTACGACCTCGCGCCGACGAGCGACCTCGAAGACATCGACGACTTCGCCGGACCACAGCTCAGTTTCGAGTTCGCGGTCCCGGAGGTCGCCGAGGACGCGGTCTCGGGGCATATCTCCACCGCCGGGGTGCCCTGGGAGCAGTCCCGGTACGACAACCCGGCCGAGGACATCACCGACCCGAACCACCGCGAGGCCCTCGCGGAACGGTACGACGCCATCGGGGCGGCCGCGCCGATCAACACCGTCGTCGCCGGCGTCGGCGAGGCGGTCGAGACCGACGACGCCCCGGACGGCGAGGGGCTGACGACGCGGGACCCGACCGTCGAGGCGGTCACCCTCCTGGAGAGCGACTCGCGGATGGTGCCCACCTTCCGGGGCGTCGCCGCCGCCCGGGACGTCCCGGCGGGCGAGCACCGGCTCACGGTCAACGCCGCGGGACAGGCCCCCTACAGCGAGCGGTTGGGTGTCGGGAGAGCGGACGGCGACACGGCGGCCGACGCCGAAGGCGCCGAGACGGCCGGGCGCGCCGAACGCGTCACCACTGCCGGGGTCGACGCGGAGATCCCGCTTGTCGCACGGGAGAACGCCCGGAAGCTCGAAGTCGACGCGGCGGGGACCGACACCGACCTCGCGGGGGTCGCCGTCGAGGACGACTTCGCCGGCCGGCTCTACGACGCCCCCACCGAGGGCTCCGACGCGGTCTACGTCCACCGCGGCGGCGCGTACACGACCGAGGTGCGGGACGCCGACGGGGAGTTGGGCGCGTTCCGGGTGAACCCCGATCCGGGCGGCGGGTCCGACGACGACGAGGACGGGACCGGACCGCCGGGCGGCCCCCCAATCCGCATCGAGCGCCCGGAAACCGGGACGGCGTCGCTGTCGTCGTTCCTCGTCGAGATCGCGGTCGAAACCCGCGATCAGGCGCAGGCGATCCTCGACGACGGCGACCTCCGGGGGAAGGCCAACGGCCTCCGGGGGCTGGTCCGCTCGCTCGACGCCGTGATCGAGGCCGCCGAGCGGGCGACCGAAAGCGCCCGGGCCGGGAACCGCGGCAACGCGGACCGACAGCTTCGGGCCGTTGAGGCGGGGATCGAACGGGTCATCCGGCGGCTCGACGCGATCGGCGAGGAGGTTCCGGAGCCGTTCGTCAACGCCGTCCGGAACCGCGCCGAACAGGCCACAAAGCGGGCGGCACAGGCCCGGAAGGCGGAGCAGCTGTGAGGCGACGTGGCCGGGTTCCGGCCGACACCGCTCACAGGAACTCGGTGTTCTGCGGCCCGTTCGTGATGTGAACCTCGAACGGCTGGGTGCTGGGGTCGTCCTGTTCGACCAAGTGCCAGTAGGTCTCGGCCATCCGGTCGGGGTCGAGGAACGTGTCGGGGTCGTGGTCCGACTCTTCGGTTCGATGCTCAGGACTGTCGATCCGGCCGTCGATCACGACGTGGGCGACGTGGATCCCCTCCGGACCGAACTCCTGAGCTATATCCATCGCCATCCCCCGTGCGGCGAACTTCGCGGCCGCGAACCCGATCGTCCCCCCGAGGCTCCGGATCGCGGAGGTCGCGCCGGTGAAGACAACGGTCCCGCCGCCGGTCTCCAGCATATCCCCGACGGCCTCCTGGGAGCAGACGAACGCCCCGCGGCCGTTGACCGCCCACGCCGACTCGAACTCCTCGACGCTCGAATCGAGTAGACCCGTCCACGACGCGGCGCTGGCGTGGTTCACGAGGACGTCGACCGGGCCGAACTCCTCGCGGACCGTCTCGAAACCCGCCCGGATCGCGTCGACGTCGGCGAGGTCGACCGTGACCGCGAGCCCCTCCCCCGGATCCGGAAGGTCGGCCGCGAGGTCCTCGATGTACTCGGTCGACCGCGCGAACAGCGCGACCTGACACCCTTCGGCGGCGAACGTCCGGGCGAGCGACGCCCCGAGGCCGGGGCCGACGCCCGCGATGACGGCAGTGCGTGCCATACCCACGGCTGGGTCGCAGGTCGCAAAACCGTGGTGGTCCCCGGGATCAACTCCGGCGACCGGGCCGAAGCGCCCTCAGAACGACCGGGGGGTGCTCACGTGCATCCCGACGAACACCCACTCGCCGTCGCGGGCTTCGAGCGTGCCGCTCCACCGGGTCTCGAAGCTGTGCTCGACGCCCGCTTCGACGTCCCGCCACGACAGCGCCACGCTGTCGCTGAACCACGCGTGGCACCCGCGGTCCGTCACCCGGAGCGCGCGGCTGTCGACCGCCCAGTCGGCGGTCCGGTCGGTCTGTTCTTCGAGTCCGCGCCGGACCTCGCTTCCCCCGACGAGCCGCTCGGAGATCCCGAACTTGACGACGTCGTCGGCGGCGAAAAAGGGGCCGAGCGGGTCGCCGGCTTCGAGCGTGCGGTAGTACTCCCGGATCGTGGCCTTGGCACTCATACTGAGTCCGGCCGGCGGAGCCGACTTACACCTGTCGGCGTGCGGCGGCCTACCGTCCTGCCGGTCAGCCGTCGAACGGACCTCGCGGGAGCCGTCCGGTTCATATCGGCGGCCGTTCGGATTCCGAACCGCGGCCGAAGCCCGCTCGGACGATGGTGCGTCGGGCCGGAACCCCGCTCCCGGGAGGCGTTCCCGCCAGTCGGGACGCTCGCGGCAGTCGACACAGGTTCGATTCTGTCGGGTGTTCGGCCCCGCTCACCGTTCCGGACGGCCGGCTCCGGTTCGGGTTTCGAGCTTCGAGCCGATCCAGGTTAGGATCTCTAGGGAAAACCGCGATCAACGGGGCTACCGTACTTCGAGGTGGGTGATTCGATGCGCACGCCTCCGAACACCTTCGTCCGTTACGGCGCCCCGGCGCAGTACTGTCCTCGTGGAACCCGCCCGACGTCGCGGGGTGGCTGGCGATGAAAGTCACCGTC
Proteins encoded:
- a CDS encoding SDR family NAD(P)-dependent oxidoreductase codes for the protein MARTAVIAGVGPGLGASLARTFAAEGCQVALFARSTEYIEDLAADLPDPGEGLAVTVDLADVDAIRAGFETVREEFGPVDVLVNHASAASWTGLLDSSVEEFESAWAVNGRGAFVCSQEAVGDMLETGGGTVVFTGATSAIRSLGGTIGFAAAKFAARGMAMDIAQEFGPEGIHVAHVVIDGRIDSPEHRTEESDHDPDTFLDPDRMAETYWHLVEQDDPSTQPFEVHITNGPQNTEFL
- a CDS encoding DoxX family protein, whose product is MTDDSTDGGDAPSRLGRLLLGLGLALQASEDFRDMEDTVEYAESAGVPMPDLAAPFASGMMLVGGLGVALWRFPRIATGATAAFLAVVTPTMHDFWNAEAGSKSGERLAFFGNVAMLGGVLVFLREAYK
- a CDS encoding FKBP-type peptidyl-prolyl cis-trans isomerase, encoding MGIEPGDRVAIEYVGRFEDGTVFGTSKYAVAADHGLAAAEDRDPDDYGPLTFTVGAGEVIEGLDDAVRGMGVGEEATVTVPPAAAYGEVRDERLREYDRETFEGMVDAEAEVGLHVHAQNGLHGDVVAVREGTVEVDFNHELAGKTLIFEIEVVDRRPGDDTR
- a CDS encoding nuclear transport factor 2 family protein, which translates into the protein MSAKATIREYYRTLEAGDPLGPFFAADDVVKFGISERLVGGSEVRRGLEEQTDRTADWAVDSRALRVTDRGCHAWFSDSVALSWRDVEAGVEHSFETRWSGTLEARDGEWVFVGMHVSTPRSF